Genomic DNA from Candidatus Paceibacterota bacterium:
TTTTATCACACTATTACTTCTTATTTTTTTACAGTAGATTTCTTTTATTTTTATTTTTACTTGTTCGTATTTATTTTTTATAAAATTGGAAGATCTGACATAAATTCTAACAATTGTGACCAGCCCAGTGTATCTGTGTTTCTTGATTGTTTTGACAGCGGAATGTTTTAACTCTTCGAAATATTGCGCTTTTAAAAAAGTTTCCTCATTGTCATTGTAGGATATTTGTCCGCTCTGAAGCATCAACAGCTTCTTTCCGATCATGAAAGTGATTCCAATAAATGATCCAAAAAACAAAATTAAAATAAGATACATATTGTTTATTATATTGAACAAACCTTTACTTCTTTGATTTTTGCGTGATTATTTTCTAGAAGCTTGCCCACTGTTATCTCTCCATCTTTTATAAATATTTGGTTAACTAAGGTTTTTTCTTTGAAATAGGTTGCCATTTTTCCATCCAACATCTTTTTCTTTATTTCTGCAGGCTTGTCGACATTAGCAACTTCTTTTTCGAAAATCTCTTGCATTGTTTTTTTAGCATCGTCAGTTATTTCTGCTTCTGTAATATATTCTGGTTTCATGGCGGTTATGTGCATGGCTACATCTTTTGCGAGCTCTGCATTGCCTCCTTCTAATGAAACAATCACCCCTGTCTTATTGTTGTGGACATAATTTCCCAACACGCTCCCCATTACTTCGTACACATCGCCCAATTGAATATTTTCTCCAGTTTTTTGAATTATGGGATTTATTATATCTTTTGCATCCATTTTTATTTTTTCCACTCCTTCCTCTAATGCTTTATTGGCGAGAGTTTCAAGCAAGGCCACAAAGTCTTCGTTTTTAGCGACGAAATCAGTTTCGCAAAGCAGGGAAATCAATACTGCTTTATTCGTTTCGTCTTCATTTTTGACTTTTATTGCCACTCTTCCCTCAGAGACTGCGCGATTGACTTTCTTTAATGCGATGTCCGAACTAGTCTTTTTTAGGATAGCCAGAGCTTTTTTCATATCACCCTCAGCTTCTTCGAGAGCGTGTTTGCATTGCATTACTGAGATGCCCGTGGCATCTCTTAATTCCTTTATCTGTTCAGTTGTTATTTGTATTGACATAATAAAAACTCTTTTACCTGCCTGCCGGCAGGCAGGTTTGCTCTGTTAATTCACTGGTACGCTAGCTTGCCCTTCCTTATAGGCATCGGCAATTGCAGTAGTGAAAAATTTAATGGATGGCATGCCCGAGTCATTTGCCACGATAGGGTAGTCAATTCCTTTGATATTTGAATCAGAATTCACCAAAGAGATGACCTTGATACCAGACTTTCTGGCTTCTGTGGTTGCGATGTGTTCACTTTTGGCGTCTATTATAAACAACGCGTCTGGAGCTTTCTTTAATCCCAGTAGGCCAGTGTAATACCTTGCCAATTTTTCCATTTTTTTTGCTATTACCACTCTTTCTTTTTTAGTATATTTATCAAGCCCGCCGCCAATTTTATCCTTCTGATAATTTTCCAATTCGATAATTTTCTTCTTAATTTCTGTAAAATTAGAGAGAGTGCCACCGATCCATCTTTCCGCAACGTAAGGCATTTTTAACATTTCTGCGATTTCTTTTGTCGCAACCTTCGCTTCAGGTTTAGTGCCGACAAAAAGCACCACTTTGTTTTTTGCTCCCAAATTTTTCATAAATTCTGTCGCTTGATTTAAAAGTTCGTTTGTTTTTTCAAGGTCGATTATGTCTCCTTTGTTTTTTGTAGCGTAGATATATCTAGACACGGAAGGATGTCTTCGTGTTTTACTATAACCATAATGCGCTCCGGCCTTGAACATCTTTTCGATGATTGTATCCGCACCCTTTTTGATTTCCGTTTTTTGCATAGAGTTAATATAGCAGAAAGAATTGTTTTTTGCAACCCGGCCTTATTTTATATATACTTTAACTATATCTATGGAATCAATCAAATAAATAAAAAAGAGCAAGAAAACGAGGCGTTGAGGATTTTAGGAATGGAAGATATTAATAAAATTTTACAATTGATTATTGATAAAAAAGATCAGATTGATTCCCTGAAGGAATATATTAAGATCAATACGGAAAAATTAGATAAAGTTATCACTCCTCCATAAGAGAGTAATAATGGAAAAATGGAAGGGTATGGATTCTTTGAAGCAAAAAAAATGTTTCCAAGGCTTTTAACTCTTTTTTATATTTTAGAAAATGATTTTGAGATACTACCCCAAAACGTACTAATAAAAGAAGGTATAGTTACAAATCAAATGATGCGCCAAACTCCTTATGTTAGAGTAGAGATGCCAGATTTAGAACGGGTAGCCTATATCTGCGATGAAGAAGGCAATGTTAGTTATATTTTTGATACTGCAAAATTTGCAGAAAAAGGCTTAACTTTAGAAGAACTAGACATAGAAGACAAAGGAGATAAAAATTCTTTAATTGAAAAATATCCGGGGATAGGAGTCAGGATCATCCAAACAAAAAATTGGAGAAATCAAATAGAGATCGCCTTACAAGAAGAGATACCAAAAATACAAAAAGAAATAATTAAAACAAATAAAATAGAGCCTAAATCAGAGTTTAAAGAGAGAAGAAATTGGTTGTCATTCAAAGAAAAATAAATAAAATTATTAGGTCTTGCCTTGCAGATTTTCTTAATTGCTTGTTTGTATGGATTTGGGTTGGCATCTTTGCCAAACAAGATCCATATGATATAATTCGTATTATGAGTAAATTAAAGTTAAAAAAATTAAAATTTCCAGTTATAATAGAAAAAGATGAATCTGGTTTTTTTGTCGGTGTCGTACCTTCTTTGAGAAGTTGTTACACACAAGCAAAAACTCTTCCAGAACTTTATAAACGCTTGCAAGAAGTTGTTTCTCTTTCGCTGGAAGTTGAAAAAAAACTTTTTAAAACAACCATCACAACTAATCAATTTATCGGAGTGCAAAATATGGAATTTGTGAGTTAAAATTTATGCCTAAGCTAGTTCCTATTTCTACATCTAAAATTATTAAAATTCTTAAGCGACTTGGTTTTGAAGAAGTTAGAATAAAAGGTAGTCATCATTTTTTTATTCATCCTATCACTAAAAAATCTACAACTATTTCTGTTCATTCCAATGAAGTTTTGGGAGTTGGTATTTTAAAAATTATATTGCGAGATATAGACTTGTCTTTGGATGAATATGACAAGTTGAGATTGCGTATATAAATATAAAACTTTTCTTTGCCAAAAGGACTTTTTTCGGGTAAGATGAGCCTAATATGAGACAATCTAAACTTTTTACAAAAACAAGAAAAGAGGCGCCAGCGGACGAGACATCAAAAAACGCTGAGCTCTTAACCCGTGGTGGTTTTATACATAAAGAGATGGCGGGGGTTTACACTTTTTTACCTTTAGGGTTGCGGGTTTTAAAAAAAATTGAAAACATTATCAGAGAAGAAATGAACGCAATTGGTGGAACCGAGATGAGAACCTCTGTGTTTCAAAATAAGGAAGTATGGGAAAAATCCAACAGATGGGATGACGAGGTTGTAGATAATTGGTTTAAAACAAAATTAAAAAATGGAGGAGAAGTTGGTCTTTCTTTTACAAATGAAGAAGCTTATTCAAATATTTTAAAACAATATGTAAGTTCATACAAAGATTTGCCGCTTTATTTATATGATTTTAAGAATATTTTTAGAAATGAAACAAGAAGCAAATCTGGAATTATGCGAGGTAGGGAATTTTATTGGAAGGCATTATATTCATTCTCAAAAAATGACGAAGAACATAATATTTTTTATGAAAAAGCTAAAGCAGCTTACAAAAATATTTTCAAAAGAGTCGGGATCGGTCATTTGACCTACATGACTTTTGCCTCCGGGGGAAGTTTTTCAAAATTTTCTCATGAATTTCAAACGATAACTTCTGTCGGGGAAGATACCATTTATTTAGATGAAAATTCAGGCATTGCTATAAATAAAGAAGTTTATAATGATGAAATTGTAAAAGAGCTAAAGCTGAAAAAAGAAAATTTAGTTGAAAAAAGAGCGGTAGAAGTGGGAAACATTTTTTCACTTGGGACAAAGTTTTCAGCTCCTTTTGATTTAAAATATAAAAATGAAAATGGAGAAGATAAATTAGTAGTGATGGGTAGTTATGGTATTGGTCTGGGACGTTTAATGGGTACGGTAGTAGAAACTCTTTCGGACGACAGAGGTATAATTTGGCCGGAATCTATCGCGCCATTTAAATTACATCTTCTTGTTTTAGGTGAAGATAAAATAGTTTTAAAAGAAGCAGAAAAGATTTATCAGAGTTTAATAAAAGCTGATATTGCAGTTTTGTTCGATGATCGCGCGGGCTTGTCGGCTGGAGAAAAATTTTCTGATGCGGATTTGCTTGGCATGCCTTACCGTGCGGTTATCTCGGCAAGGAGTATGAAAGACTTATCTTCTGGGGGTATAGAATTGAAAAAACGCACAGAAGAAAAAGGGAAAATGGTAACTTTGGAAGAATTAATAAAAACATGTTCGACAAATTTTACAAATTAATTTCTAATGACATCGGAATAGACTTGGGGACATCTAATACCTTGGTATATTTGAAAGGTCATGGGATTGTAATAAATGAGCCGTCTGTCGTGGCTGTAAACATCAAGACGAATCAAATTTTGGCAGTGGGAATGCAAGCGAAAGAAATGCTTGGACGCACTCCGGGGCACATAAAAGCTATCCGCCCGCTAGTGGATGGCGTTATCTCTGATTTCGAAGTTACCGAAGAAATGCTTTCTTATTTGATAAACAAAGCGGATAAAATGTCTAAAAAATTTGCCCGACCGAGAGTTCTCGTCGGAGTGCCGTCCTGCACGACGAATGTGGAAACTCGGGCTGTGTATGATGCTGCCAGGAGCGCTGGGGCCAGGGAAGTTTTCTTGGTAGAAGAGCCGATGGCGGCGGCTATTGGAATAAGGCTCCCAATTAAAGACCCTGTAGGCTCGATGATCATAGATATCGGCGGAGGCACGACGGATATTGCTGTCATTTCTCTGGGAGGAATCGTAAAATCAAAAAATTTAAAAATAGCCGGCGATAGATTGAATAATGACATCATCTCTTATATGCGGGATGAGTTTAAAATTTTGATTGGGGAGCGAACTGCGGAAATGGTAAAAATAGCCATTGGTTCGGTGATTCCCGGAGAATATATGGAAACAGAAGTTCATGGACGGGATCTTTTAACCGGGCTTCCGCGTGAAGTGGTAGTCACAGATTCGGATATTCGCGAAGCAATTTCTTTGTCCATCAAAGGTTTGATAGATGGCGTGAAGGATATGTTGGAATCAGCTCCACCGGAGATTTTATCTGACATAATGCATCGCGGAATTACCTTATCTGGCGGGGGGGCTTTACTTCACGGACTCGGAGAACTTTTACAAAAAGTTCTTAAAATTCCGGTTTATGTTGTGGAAGATCCGCTTTCAGCTGTAGCCCGCGGAACCGGAGTAATTTTTGACGACGTCCCGCTTTATAAAGATGTTTTGATTAGAAATCAAGATGAGCTACCTCCTAGATAAAAAAATAAAAAGAAATAAGATTTTTAAAATTACGTTGGGCGTTGTTGTTCTGATTATTTTATTCTATTTTAGATTAAATATTTTTAATGGGCTTTCTTTTGTCGGTCAAGTTTTTTTTCGTCCCATTTTAGTTGTGGGGCAGAATATAGGCCAAAAATTTAATAATATCGGTTCATATTTTGTTTCAAAAAATTCTCTTTCTTTAGAAAATCAAAATCTTAAAGATCAAATATCGGCAAGTGCAGCTGACAGAGCCAACTATGATTCTGTCGTAGCAGAGAATGTAAGCCTCAAAGAGACCTTGGGAAGAAAAGATCCGAAAGTAAATATAGTTCTCTCTGCTATTTTAGCTAAACCCAATCAAAGTCTTTACGACACGCTTCTCATCGACGCAGGCACGGCGCAAGGCATAAAAACAGGAGACATAGTTTTTGCTTTAGGGAATATACCTATAGGGCGCGTGGATTTAGTTTATGATAATTCCTCTAAGATTATCTTATTTTCAAACCCAGGGGAAAAAACACAGGCAGTTGTTTCTAGTAAAAACATTTTTATGGAATTAGTTGGACGAGGCGGAGGAAATTTTGAAATGATTTTGCCGAGAGATTTTGTTTTACAAAAAGGAGATCAAATCGTAATGCCTGGCATTACTCCGAATGTTTTAGCTATCGCGCAAACAATAATTTCCGATCCTCGAGATCCTTTTATAAAAGCATTGCTCGTGAGCCCAGTGAATGTACAGGAACTTAAATTTGTGGAAGTGGAGATTTAAACCTCACTCCCCAGCCCCTCTCCTTAGTAAGGAGAGGGTGGCCGAAGGTCGGGTGAGGTGAATTATGATTTTTAAAATAGAAAAAAAACTTAAGAATAGCAAAGGCGGAGCCGGTAAAACATATCTGGGAAGGGCAGGGGTAATCAAAACTCCGCATGGAGATATTTTGACTCCGGCTTTTGTGGCTGTCGGTACTAAAGCGACTGTGAAATCTTTGAATCCGGAACAAGTGAGAGAGGCTGGTACGCAAGTAGTGCTCGGAAATACTTATCATCTTTATTTACAACCAGGGGATGAAATAGTGCGAGACGCGGGTGGTATCGGTAAATTTATGAATTGGAAAGGACCGACCATGACTGACTCCGGCGGTTTTCAAGTATTTTCTTTGGGAGTTGCTTACGGAAAAGATATATCTAAACTTCTAAAAATTACTGATCCATCATTGCTGATTCCGGAGCGTTTCGATGATAGCGATGCTCCGCGTCTGGCAAAGATAGGGCAAGATGGAGTTTCCTTCAAGTCGCACTTAGATGGAACTATCCATTACATTACTCCGGAAAAATCTATACAGATTCAGCACAACTTGGGTGCAGATATAATTTTTGCTTTTGATGAATGCACGAGTCCGACTGAAGATTTAAAATATCAAGAAGAAGCGCTCGAGCGCACGCATCGCTGGGCGGAGAGAAGTTTACAGGAGCATCATCGTCTCATGCGGGAAGAAAAATCTTTCTCTGCGGGGTCGCTGTCTGTGTCTGCTGACACAGCGCTGCCTCTCGGCTCGTCAGCCTGCGAGACACCCCGCAAAGAAAATTTTTCTTCCCGTATTTCACTTTTTGGCATTGTGCAAGGCGGGAGAGATGAAAAACTAAGGAAATTATCAGCTAAAATTATATCTGAAATGAGTATAGATCTTGCCCCGTACGGAGCCGCAGGCTCTCGTTCGGGGTTTGATGGTTTTGGTATTGGTGGAAGTTTTGCAA
This window encodes:
- the tsf gene encoding translation elongation factor Ts: MSIQITTEQIKELRDATGISVMQCKHALEEAEGDMKKALAILKKTSSDIALKKVNRAVSEGRVAIKVKNEDETNKAVLISLLCETDFVAKNEDFVALLETLANKALEEGVEKIKMDAKDIINPIIQKTGENIQLGDVYEVMGSVLGNYVHNNKTGVIVSLEGGNAELAKDVAMHITAMKPEYITEAEITDDAKKTMQEIFEKEVANVDKPAEIKKKMLDGKMATYFKEKTLVNQIFIKDGEITVGKLLENNHAKIKEVKVCSI
- the rpsB gene encoding 30S ribosomal protein S2, which gives rise to MQKTEIKKGADTIIEKMFKAGAHYGYSKTRRHPSVSRYIYATKNKGDIIDLEKTNELLNQATEFMKNLGAKNKVVLFVGTKPEAKVATKEIAEMLKMPYVAERWIGGTLSNFTEIKKKIIELENYQKDKIGGGLDKYTKKERVVIAKKMEKLARYYTGLLGLKKAPDALFIIDAKSEHIATTEARKSGIKVISLVNSDSNIKGIDYPIVANDSGMPSIKFFTTAIADAYKEGQASVPVN
- a CDS encoding type II toxin-antitoxin system HicB family antitoxin is translated as MSKLKLKKLKFPVIIEKDESGFFVGVVPSLRSCYTQAKTLPELYKRLQEVVSLSLEVEKKLFKTTITTNQFIGVQNMEFVS
- a CDS encoding type II toxin-antitoxin system HicA family toxin, translated to MPKLVPISTSKIIKILKRLGFEEVRIKGSHHFFIHPITKKSTTISVHSNEVLGVGILKIILRDIDLSLDEYDKLRLRI
- a CDS encoding His/Gly/Thr/Pro-type tRNA ligase C-terminal domain-containing protein, producing the protein MRQSKLFTKTRKEAPADETSKNAELLTRGGFIHKEMAGVYTFLPLGLRVLKKIENIIREEMNAIGGTEMRTSVFQNKEVWEKSNRWDDEVVDNWFKTKLKNGGEVGLSFTNEEAYSNILKQYVSSYKDLPLYLYDFKNIFRNETRSKSGIMRGREFYWKALYSFSKNDEEHNIFYEKAKAAYKNIFKRVGIGHLTYMTFASGGSFSKFSHEFQTITSVGEDTIYLDENSGIAINKEVYNDEIVKELKLKKENLVEKRAVEVGNIFSLGTKFSAPFDLKYKNENGEDKLVVMGSYGIGLGRLMGTVVETLSDDRGIIWPESIAPFKLHLLVLGEDKIVLKEAEKIYQSLIKADIAVLFDDRAGLSAGEKFSDADLLGMPYRAVISARSMKDLSSGGIELKKRTEEKGKMVTLEELIKTCSTNFTN
- a CDS encoding rod shape-determining protein, with the protein product MFDKFYKLISNDIGIDLGTSNTLVYLKGHGIVINEPSVVAVNIKTNQILAVGMQAKEMLGRTPGHIKAIRPLVDGVISDFEVTEEMLSYLINKADKMSKKFARPRVLVGVPSCTTNVETRAVYDAARSAGAREVFLVEEPMAAAIGIRLPIKDPVGSMIIDIGGGTTDIAVISLGGIVKSKNLKIAGDRLNNDIISYMRDEFKILIGERTAEMVKIAIGSVIPGEYMETEVHGRDLLTGLPREVVVTDSDIREAISLSIKGLIDGVKDMLESAPPEILSDIMHRGITLSGGGALLHGLGELLQKVLKIPVYVVEDPLSAVARGTGVIFDDVPLYKDVLIRNQDELPPR
- a CDS encoding rod shape-determining protein MreC, encoding MSYLLDKKIKRNKIFKITLGVVVLIILFYFRLNIFNGLSFVGQVFFRPILVVGQNIGQKFNNIGSYFVSKNSLSLENQNLKDQISASAADRANYDSVVAENVSLKETLGRKDPKVNIVLSAILAKPNQSLYDTLLIDAGTAQGIKTGDIVFALGNIPIGRVDLVYDNSSKIILFSNPGEKTQAVVSSKNIFMELVGRGGGNFEMILPRDFVLQKGDQIVMPGITPNVLAIAQTIISDPRDPFIKALLVSPVNVQELKFVEVEI
- a CDS encoding tRNA guanosine(34) transglycosylase Tgt; translated protein: MIFKIEKKLKNSKGGAGKTYLGRAGVIKTPHGDILTPAFVAVGTKATVKSLNPEQVREAGTQVVLGNTYHLYLQPGDEIVRDAGGIGKFMNWKGPTMTDSGGFQVFSLGVAYGKDISKLLKITDPSLLIPERFDDSDAPRLAKIGQDGVSFKSHLDGTIHYITPEKSIQIQHNLGADIIFAFDECTSPTEDLKYQEEALERTHRWAERSLQEHHRLMREEKSFSAGSLSVSADTALPLGSSACETPRKENFSSRISLFGIVQGGRDEKLRKLSAKIISEMSIDLAPYGAAGSRSGFDGFGIGGSFAKEDMSTAVRWVNEILPEEKPRHLLGIGEPEDLFMGIENGVDLFDCVAPTRLGRNGTIYTKNGKIIIMNTKYRNDFGPLDEGCECFTCKNPAPYGAAGSRSGYTRAYIAHLFHGKEMLAGTLASTHNLYFIVNLVKKIRQSIIDEKFFEFKEEFLKSYLS